The following proteins come from a genomic window of Heyndrickxia acidicola:
- a CDS encoding polysaccharide deacetylase family protein, whose product MKKRGRALLTVLLAGTVLSGCMKDASVKQTDASSQLPKPSKMRTNINTDQIHYMNTAKESVDTTGWSKTNTPVHIPILMFHSISSGNSLRVPKEQFQQEMKWLKDNGYYTLSPEEALTVLTENKEPSKKIVLITFDDGYKDNYTVAYPILKKYGMKATIFMIGKAIGYKTHLSEKQMLDMSQHDISIESHTISHLDLNSLPAKQQEFELDHSKVLFDKMFKQNTIMLAYPSGRYNNETLAIAKAAGYKMAVTTEPGSAASDEGMLTLHRVRISPGMTLPAFARLMEIYGIGTSGAQALKSTKHV is encoded by the coding sequence ATGAAGAAACGTGGGAGAGCACTTTTGACAGTGCTTTTGGCCGGCACGGTTTTATCAGGCTGCATGAAGGATGCAAGTGTTAAGCAGACAGATGCATCAAGCCAATTGCCAAAACCGTCAAAAATGCGTACAAATATAAATACAGACCAGATACATTATATGAATACTGCGAAAGAATCGGTGGATACGACAGGATGGAGCAAAACAAATACGCCTGTGCATATTCCTATTTTAATGTTTCACAGTATTTCTTCCGGAAATAGTTTACGCGTTCCAAAAGAACAGTTCCAACAGGAAATGAAATGGCTGAAGGACAATGGATATTATACACTGTCACCGGAAGAAGCTTTGACTGTTCTAACTGAAAATAAAGAGCCAAGTAAAAAAATTGTACTAATTACTTTTGATGATGGTTATAAAGACAATTATACTGTTGCTTATCCAATTTTAAAAAAGTATGGGATGAAAGCAACAATCTTTATGATTGGTAAGGCTATCGGATATAAAACTCATTTATCAGAAAAGCAAATGCTGGACATGTCTCAGCACGATATATCAATCGAGAGCCACACGATCAGCCATCTGGATTTAAACTCTTTGCCTGCCAAACAGCAGGAATTTGAACTAGACCATTCTAAGGTCCTGTTTGATAAGATGTTCAAGCAAAACACCATTATGCTTGCTTATCCATCGGGACGCTACAATAATGAAACTTTAGCTATTGCAAAAGCAGCTGGTTATAAGATGGCCGTGACAACCGAGCCAGGTTCGGCAGCTTCCGATGAGGGAATGCTGACTCTTCACCGTGTACGGATTTCACCAGGCATGACACTGCCTGCATTTGCACGGCTCATGGAAATTTACGGAATAGGAACATCTGGAGCTCAGGCTCTAAAAAGTACAAAACACGTATAA
- a CDS encoding bifunctional ADP-dependent NAD(P)H-hydrate dehydratase/NAD(P)H-hydrate epimerase, producing MHIYTSKQIKEVDAIAEQQGMLPFALMENAGSGLFRKISAICKKGEAIAVLAGKGNNGGDGIVLTRYLKQNGYSAELIFPIGEPKTKESLQHLTHFKACGFEIAPFDKNKKYDWIIDCLLGAGSQLPVRGDLKDTLGWIRTQESKVISVDLPTGVASDTGDADESVIKADYTFAIHGFKPSCFLFPSSEYYGIAEVVEIGLSHTTNWRIWTEADVKKNWLKRGANAHKGTFGTGLLIAGSDDMPGSAALCSIGAIRFGIGKLMVSTTRHASAVISSFVPEATFTFLERDELVQDDLEKMYSAVAMGPGLHPNEKLEQCISTLLEKDVPLILDAGALMKREYPERSEPVILTPHPGEFSRLLEKPSKEIQSNRIELASKFAQHHKVHVVLKGEYTVIAYPDGSGYVNTTGNASLAKGGTGDTLTGILLSSLGNHADGKAALANAVFIHGLCSDVWIEKHGAQTLAAHDFARLLPEVCHRFERGMDEEDVLKTL from the coding sequence ATGCATATTTACACCAGTAAACAAATAAAGGAAGTAGATGCCATTGCAGAGCAACAGGGAATGCTGCCTTTTGCATTAATGGAGAATGCTGGGAGTGGACTCTTCAGGAAAATATCCGCTATTTGCAAGAAAGGTGAAGCCATTGCTGTACTTGCTGGAAAAGGAAATAACGGAGGGGATGGAATCGTACTGACCCGGTATTTGAAACAAAACGGCTACTCAGCCGAGCTTATTTTTCCTATAGGTGAGCCAAAAACAAAGGAATCATTACAGCATTTGACGCATTTTAAAGCCTGCGGATTTGAGATAGCCCCTTTCGATAAAAATAAAAAATATGACTGGATTATTGATTGCCTGTTGGGTGCAGGAAGCCAGCTACCGGTAAGAGGCGATTTAAAGGATACGCTTGGATGGATCCGGACGCAAGAGAGCAAAGTGATTTCCGTCGATCTTCCAACAGGAGTCGCTTCTGATACAGGCGATGCAGATGAGAGCGTGATAAAGGCTGATTATACATTTGCTATTCATGGATTTAAGCCGTCCTGTTTTCTTTTTCCATCTTCTGAGTATTACGGAATAGCAGAAGTGGTCGAGATTGGGCTTTCGCACACAACTAATTGGAGAATTTGGACAGAGGCGGATGTGAAAAAGAATTGGCTGAAAAGGGGAGCAAATGCACATAAAGGAACATTTGGCACTGGCCTGTTGATTGCTGGAAGCGACGATATGCCAGGTAGTGCGGCGTTATGCTCGATAGGTGCAATCCGATTTGGCATTGGGAAGTTGATGGTTTCTACTACCCGACATGCATCAGCTGTGATTAGTTCATTTGTACCGGAAGCTACCTTTACTTTTCTGGAAAGGGATGAGCTTGTTCAGGATGACTTGGAAAAAATGTATTCTGCGGTTGCTATGGGACCGGGCCTTCATCCCAATGAAAAGCTGGAACAGTGTATATCGACACTTTTAGAAAAGGATGTGCCTCTTATTCTTGATGCAGGGGCTTTGATGAAAAGGGAATACCCAGAACGTTCTGAGCCTGTTATTTTAACACCGCATCCAGGTGAATTTTCACGTTTGCTTGAAAAACCTTCAAAAGAGATTCAATCGAATCGAATAGAACTTGCCAGCAAATTTGCACAGCATCACAAGGTCCATGTTGTGTTAAAAGGTGAATATACCGTTATCGCTTACCCAGATGGCAGCGGCTATGTTAATACAACAGGGAATGCCAGTTTAGCAAAGGGAGGAACGGGTGATACTCTGACGGGGATTCTTCTGTCCAGCCTTGGCAATCATGCAGACGGAAAAGCTGCTTTGGCAAATGCAGTGTTTATACATGGTTTATGCTCCGATGTATGGATAGAAAAACATGGTGCCCAAACCCTCGCTGCCCATGATTTTGCAAGGCTTCTTCCCGAGGTTTGCCACCGCTTTGAAAGAGGAATGGATGAAGAGGATGTACTAAAAACCCTTTAA
- a CDS encoding Cof-type HAD-IIB family hydrolase encodes MKHVFIDLDGTLLNNEGEISACTINVLKESKRNGFNIFISTGRSYQDAKHLINEYGLKLPIISSNGAQINTADGDKIYSRPLKLEQSRAIIEFAEERHLYFEVYIEGCILTPKDASSRLVKELRQYHTKGNDPKRQEYAERQLNQRHILEMENISQFLMNQDLPPLKVLVFSFNGGMLSELHSQFSNKNMTITSSCPYNVEFTNMGVSKGKAIYYLYDLLGIALPDTVAIGDSMNDYSMFQSTGLRIAMENAHPSIKEQSDMITKCNNEDGVAYALEQLVVA; translated from the coding sequence ATGAAACATGTCTTTATTGATTTGGATGGAACATTATTGAACAATGAAGGCGAAATATCAGCCTGCACAATAAACGTCCTTAAGGAATCAAAAAGAAATGGCTTTAATATCTTTATCTCAACAGGAAGATCCTATCAGGATGCCAAGCATTTAATAAATGAGTATGGACTTAAACTTCCCATTATCAGTTCGAACGGTGCACAAATTAATACAGCAGATGGAGACAAAATATATAGCAGGCCTTTAAAGCTTGAACAGTCAAGAGCGATTATAGAATTTGCCGAAGAAAGGCACTTATACTTTGAGGTATACATTGAAGGCTGCATTCTCACTCCTAAAGACGCATCCTCAAGACTGGTGAAAGAATTGAGGCAGTATCATACTAAAGGAAATGATCCGAAAAGGCAGGAATATGCGGAACGCCAGCTTAATCAGCGCCATATTCTTGAAATGGAAAATATCTCGCAATTTTTAATGAATCAGGACCTGCCTCCTTTAAAGGTGCTCGTATTTTCTTTTAATGGAGGGATGCTTTCAGAACTTCACAGCCAGTTTTCAAACAAAAATATGACCATTACATCATCCTGTCCATACAATGTGGAATTTACGAACATGGGCGTAAGTAAAGGCAAGGCCATTTATTATCTATATGACCTTCTTGGAATTGCCCTTCCTGATACCGTTGCTATTGGAGACAGCATGAATGATTATTCTATGTTTCAATCAACAGGACTTAGGATTGCGATGGAAAACGCGCATCCGTCCATTAAAGAGCAATCAGACATGATAACAAAGTGTAATAATGAAGATGGCGTAGCCTACGCCCTTGAGCAGCTGGTCGTTGCTTGA
- a CDS encoding DeoR/GlpR family DNA-binding transcription regulator, whose amino-acid sequence MLREDRQDQILHLLNTKGKVIASELCEELNVSEDTIRRDLRELSARGLIRRVHGGALPIAPSHTKYEEREHVLVEEKKLVAKKAASLIKNGQLILLDGSTTASHMVQYFPADLQCTVITNSPRIALSLSSFEKVDTIMIGGAIFKNSEVCTGSLAIEALSRFRPDICFLGIYCIHPDEGITDLDLEEAYMKQKMIEISSQVAGLVTTNKLDRLSEYMVTKTDSLTHLITELDPSCQRLSKYKTGSITVL is encoded by the coding sequence ATGCTGCGAGAGGACAGGCAGGACCAAATCCTCCATCTTTTAAATACAAAGGGAAAAGTCATCGCCTCTGAGCTTTGCGAGGAATTAAATGTCTCAGAGGATACGATACGCAGAGACCTGAGGGAATTAAGCGCCCGCGGTCTCATCAGAAGAGTGCATGGCGGTGCACTTCCTATTGCTCCGTCACATACTAAATACGAAGAACGTGAACATGTATTAGTCGAGGAAAAAAAGTTGGTGGCAAAAAAAGCCGCTTCCTTAATAAAGAACGGGCAGCTTATCCTTCTGGATGGAAGCACAACCGCCAGCCATATGGTTCAATATTTCCCCGCTGATTTGCAGTGCACCGTTATTACCAACAGCCCGCGTATTGCTTTATCGCTCAGCTCCTTTGAAAAGGTTGATACTATTATGATTGGGGGAGCCATCTTTAAAAACTCAGAGGTATGCACCGGCTCATTAGCTATCGAGGCATTATCCCGTTTTAGACCTGATATCTGTTTCCTGGGGATTTACTGTATCCACCCTGACGAAGGAATTACCGATCTCGACCTGGAGGAAGCCTATATGAAGCAGAAGATGATTGAAATATCCTCACAGGTTGCTGGGCTTGTTACCACAAATAAGCTGGACCGATTATCAGAATATATGGTTACTAAAACCGACTCGCTTACCCACTTAATCACAGAGCTGGATCCTTCATGCCAAAGGCTCAGCAAATATAAAACCGGAAGCATCACCGTCCTGTAG
- a CDS encoding methyl-accepting chemotaxis protein: MFNKLSLQSILVYPFILMIIISSSLIAFYSYETNKQSIIQSVEQQMVSSADVINQKVTMLKATVPKEEFDRNLGYALTLNRNNFNQASLHPAQFMITKDGAVKEFSGFHTILPKLPAEIIQQALKQKEGLIHYNGITLCISQQMELDDSLYVLSLNANEYLKPAIHNRNIMLGITLATIIFASFIGFLTVRRVSRPISSLKAAMEKVAAGNLKARMPMTTSCREIETLSICFNQMAEKLDSLISHLEKSTKMVTLSSEKLRHTSEESKQASDQIAIVISEVASGTERQLHTAMDSSNMVSSISNGMAKAATSMLNAEAATQRATVKSAAGNTLVNQTVAQMNLVQQTVGETSEMVHSLNEKSKHIQHIISLISDIAIQTNLLSLNAAIEAARAGEHGKGFAVVADEVRKLADQSGQAAAQIKGLIEEIGIETKRVVSSITHGSSVLQDGIELVQKTEQAFEEIAHSIQKITTEADEVSQIVKGVNSQTSRMVDGIESIKMISRDFSTSMDHVAAASEEQNAYVDEVSNEAVNLNQLALELEDVLISLKAKS; the protein is encoded by the coding sequence ATGTTTAACAAACTTAGTCTTCAAAGCATTTTGGTGTACCCATTTATTTTAATGATTATCATTTCTTCATCTCTCATTGCCTTTTACAGCTATGAAACGAATAAACAGTCTATAATCCAATCGGTTGAACAACAGATGGTTTCTTCAGCTGATGTCATCAACCAAAAAGTTACCATGCTGAAGGCCACAGTCCCAAAAGAAGAATTCGACCGAAATCTCGGTTATGCACTAACGTTAAACCGCAATAATTTTAATCAAGCCAGCCTTCATCCAGCACAGTTTATGATTACCAAGGATGGAGCAGTAAAAGAATTTTCCGGCTTCCATACTATATTACCCAAGCTTCCAGCGGAAATTATTCAGCAAGCATTGAAGCAAAAAGAGGGCTTGATTCATTATAACGGAATCACTTTATGCATTTCTCAACAAATGGAACTCGATGACTCCTTGTATGTCTTATCCCTTAATGCTAACGAATATTTAAAGCCGGCAATCCATAACCGTAATATCATGCTTGGCATCACTCTGGCCACCATTATTTTTGCAAGCTTCATTGGTTTTCTAACAGTCAGAAGAGTTTCAAGACCCATCTCCAGTTTAAAAGCTGCAATGGAAAAAGTAGCTGCAGGCAATCTCAAAGCAAGAATGCCTATGACCACCTCCTGCCGTGAAATTGAAACCTTATCTATTTGTTTTAATCAAATGGCAGAAAAATTGGACAGCCTGATCAGCCATTTAGAAAAAAGTACAAAAATGGTTACACTCTCCTCTGAAAAATTGCGTCATACCTCTGAGGAGTCCAAGCAGGCATCAGACCAAATAGCCATTGTTATCAGCGAAGTAGCAAGCGGCACTGAACGCCAGCTTCATACAGCTATGGATTCATCAAATATGGTTTCATCCATATCAAATGGCATGGCAAAGGCCGCTACATCCATGCTTAATGCGGAAGCAGCTACACAGCGGGCAACCGTTAAATCTGCAGCGGGCAATACACTGGTAAACCAAACCGTTGCTCAAATGAACCTTGTCCAGCAAACCGTAGGTGAAACGTCAGAAATGGTTCACTCTCTGAATGAAAAATCAAAGCATATCCAGCACATTATCAGTCTGATCAGCGACATCGCCATTCAAACGAATCTGCTCTCCTTAAATGCTGCAATTGAAGCTGCACGTGCTGGTGAACATGGCAAGGGCTTTGCAGTGGTGGCTGATGAAGTGCGCAAGCTGGCGGATCAATCTGGACAAGCAGCTGCCCAAATCAAAGGCTTGATCGAAGAAATTGGTATCGAAACAAAAAGAGTTGTTTCTTCTATCACGCATGGTTCGTCGGTTTTACAGGATGGAATTGAGCTTGTGCAAAAAACAGAACAGGCATTTGAGGAGATTGCCCATTCCATTCAAAAAATAACTACAGAGGCAGATGAAGTATCACAGATTGTAAAGGGCGTAAATAGCCAAACAAGCAGAATGGTAGATGGAATAGAAAGTATTAAAATGATCTCAAGAGACTTTTCAACCAGCATGGACCATGTTGCCGCTGCATCCGAAGAACAAAATGCCTATGTCGATGAAGTTTCCAATGAGGCAGTGAATCTAAATCAGCTCGCTCTGGAACTCGAGGATGTTTTAATATCCCTCAAGGCCAAATCGTAA
- a CDS encoding ABC transporter ATP-binding protein, with the protein MTGIEIKDVTKRFNGREVLNNIMVSIKEGDFVSFVGPSGCGKSTLLNIIANIEQADSGNVLYENEPIVNQNAISYMPQQDLLLPWRTALQNIILPLELEGVQKNERLKAGMEVLKQFSLADYAQHYPDKLSGGMRQRISFLRAYLCRKPIMLLDEPFGKLDAFTKMEVHRWLLDSWEKGRQTIVMVTHDLEEAILLSDRVFVMSQQPSSIIKEVAVSLPRPRTMDQMMSDELKKDKAIILENLAPYINK; encoded by the coding sequence ATGACAGGAATAGAAATAAAGGATGTTACCAAGCGGTTTAATGGCAGGGAAGTCTTAAATAATATTATGGTTTCGATTAAAGAAGGGGATTTTGTCTCCTTTGTAGGTCCAAGCGGTTGTGGAAAAAGCACGTTGTTGAATATCATTGCCAATATTGAACAGGCAGACAGCGGCAACGTGTTATATGAAAATGAACCTATTGTTAATCAGAATGCTATTAGCTATATGCCTCAGCAGGATTTGCTGCTTCCGTGGAGAACTGCCCTTCAGAATATCATTCTTCCGCTTGAATTGGAGGGTGTTCAAAAAAACGAACGGCTGAAAGCGGGGATGGAGGTATTAAAGCAATTTAGTCTTGCAGATTATGCCCAACACTATCCTGATAAGCTTTCAGGCGGCATGCGCCAGAGAATCAGTTTTTTAAGAGCCTATCTTTGCAGAAAACCGATTATGCTTTTAGATGAGCCATTCGGAAAGCTGGATGCTTTTACGAAAATGGAGGTTCACCGCTGGCTTTTGGATTCATGGGAAAAAGGCAGGCAAACCATTGTCATGGTAACGCATGATTTAGAAGAGGCCATTTTACTTTCTGACCGGGTTTTTGTCATGTCACAGCAGCCTTCTTCAATCATAAAGGAAGTGGCTGTTTCCTTACCAAGACCTCGCACAATGGATCAGATGATGTCAGATGAATTGAAGAAAGATAAAGCTATCATTCTTGAAAATCTGGCTCCTTATATTAACAAATAA
- a CDS encoding ABC transporter substrate-binding protein: protein MKKSILLLLTALLIVGIAGCSSNQGQQAKNRKVTVVLDWFPNTNHTGLYVAQTKNYFKKQGLDVKIIQPGENVTAEQLVASGKADFGVSYQENVTMARENDIPIVSIGAIIQHNTSAFASLAKDHITSPKDFEGKRYGGWGGPAEEATIKTIMEKYHANYNKVKNITLGETDFFKSIGRDADFEWIYYGWDGIQAKRNGVKINTIYLKDINPALDYYSPVIITSERHVQQDKDLVKRFMKATSQGYQYAIAHPKQAADILVKDVPGSNKGLIEDSQKWLSTKYQDDAKEWGIQKQSVWENYMNFLYDNKVIKKKIDVKSAYTNEFLPDGQK, encoded by the coding sequence ATGAAAAAGAGTATACTGTTGCTGCTTACAGCATTATTGATAGTCGGGATTGCCGGCTGTTCCTCAAACCAAGGACAGCAGGCGAAAAACAGAAAGGTTACAGTAGTGCTGGATTGGTTTCCTAATACTAACCATACTGGCTTATATGTAGCCCAAACGAAGAATTATTTTAAGAAACAGGGACTTGACGTCAAGATTATTCAGCCAGGTGAAAATGTTACTGCTGAACAGCTTGTTGCCTCTGGAAAAGCTGATTTTGGGGTGAGCTACCAGGAGAACGTCACTATGGCAAGAGAAAATGATATTCCCATTGTATCGATAGGAGCCATTATTCAGCACAATACCTCTGCGTTTGCTTCTCTTGCAAAGGATCATATCACTTCACCGAAGGATTTTGAAGGAAAGCGTTATGGAGGCTGGGGGGGCCCTGCAGAAGAAGCAACGATTAAAACAATTATGGAAAAATACCATGCGAATTATAATAAAGTGAAGAATATCACGCTTGGCGAAACAGATTTCTTCAAATCAATTGGCCGCGACGCTGACTTTGAATGGATTTACTACGGCTGGGATGGAATTCAGGCTAAGCGCAATGGCGTTAAAATCAACACGATTTATCTTAAAGATATAAATCCTGCCCTTGATTATTATAGTCCTGTCATCATTACGAGTGAGAGGCATGTGCAGCAGGACAAAGACCTTGTGAAGAGATTTATGAAGGCTACCTCTCAAGGCTATCAATATGCGATTGCTCATCCAAAACAGGCGGCTGATATTCTGGTTAAGGATGTTCCAGGCTCCAACAAAGGGCTTATAGAGGACAGCCAAAAATGGCTTAGCACAAAATATCAGGATGACGCAAAGGAATGGGGAATTCAAAAGCAGTCCGTTTGGGAAAATTACATGAATTTCTTATATGATAACAAGGTTATTAAGAAGAAAATTGATGTTAAATCAGCCTATACAAATGAATTTCTTCCGGATGGACAGAAATGA